The Corynebacterium jeddahense genome has a window encoding:
- the wecC gene encoding UDP-N-acetyl-D-mannosamine dehydrogenase: MRATTAINVSVIGLGYIGLPTAAFFANAGQQVLGIDTDPRIVDSVNDGVTPFDEPGFAALLQHVVDEGLLRASATLEAADAFVIAVPTPVRKDHRLDDRYIRSAVSSIARVIQGGELVVLESTSPPGTTSEMAKYLLSLRPDLTLESGKENSVYFAYCPERVIPGGIMREMASNDRVIGGLNSASLERARNLYKTFVNGSILGTDAKTAEMAKLTENSYRDVNIAFANELSLICAENGVDVWELIELANHHPRVNILEPGPGVGGHCIAVDPWFIVSSTKQARLIEMARRVNDAKPDFVVRRVEDSIASTSAKTVAILGLTFKANVEDLRESPALAIAETLTSDHPDVHFLIVEPHVEVLPGTLGSHSNADLVDLSAIEEGCEIIVLLVDHDEFLEPVSDLNDKVILDFKGVWSS, from the coding sequence GTGCGCGCAACTACAGCGATAAACGTGTCGGTGATCGGGCTAGGTTACATCGGCTTGCCCACAGCTGCCTTTTTCGCAAACGCCGGGCAACAGGTGTTGGGGATTGATACTGATCCTCGCATAGTTGATTCGGTTAATGACGGCGTTACTCCGTTCGATGAGCCTGGTTTCGCAGCTCTTCTGCAGCATGTAGTAGATGAAGGATTGCTGCGCGCGAGCGCAACGCTCGAAGCCGCGGACGCATTCGTTATTGCAGTCCCTACGCCTGTTCGAAAAGATCATCGGCTAGATGACCGGTATATACGCTCGGCTGTGAGCAGTATCGCTCGAGTTATACAGGGCGGTGAGCTGGTGGTCTTGGAGTCGACCTCACCACCTGGGACTACCAGCGAGATGGCTAAATATCTATTGTCTCTTAGGCCAGACCTCACTCTGGAAAGTGGAAAAGAGAACAGCGTATATTTCGCGTATTGTCCTGAGCGCGTGATCCCGGGTGGAATAATGAGAGAGATGGCTTCCAATGACCGAGTCATTGGGGGGTTGAATTCTGCTTCGCTAGAGAGAGCGAGGAATCTTTACAAAACATTCGTCAACGGCAGCATCCTGGGCACCGATGCGAAAACCGCTGAGATGGCAAAGCTAACTGAGAATTCCTACCGGGATGTCAACATCGCTTTCGCAAACGAGCTATCGCTTATTTGCGCGGAGAATGGGGTAGACGTTTGGGAGCTGATCGAACTTGCCAATCATCACCCCAGGGTTAACATTTTAGAGCCTGGGCCGGGAGTTGGCGGACACTGCATTGCAGTTGATCCCTGGTTCATAGTTTCGTCGACGAAACAGGCTCGACTTATTGAGATGGCTCGCAGAGTAAACGATGCCAAGCCGGACTTCGTAGTGCGCCGGGTGGAAGACTCCATTGCTTCAACCAGTGCCAAAACCGTAGCAATCCTGGGTCTGACCTTCAAAGCGAACGTCGAAGACTTGCGTGAATCTCCAGCGCTAGCGATAGCAGAAACCTTGACATCAGATCACCCTGATGTACACTTTCTTATAGTTGAACCTCATGTGGAAGTCCTGCCAGGCACTTTAGGGTCGCATTCGAACGCAGACCTAGTGGATCTGAGTGCAATAGAAGAGGGATGCGAAATAATCGTGCTTTTGGTCGATCACGACGAGTTTCTTGAGCCTGTTTCGGATCTTAACGACAAGGTGATATTGGATTTTAAGGGGGTGTGGAGCAGCTAA
- a CDS encoding UDP-glucose dehydrogenase family protein: protein MTVIGTGYLGATHAACMAELGHEVLGVDVDEAKVEALKNGKVPFYEPGLPEVLERNIEAGRLSFTTSYAEAAAFGNVHFIGVGTPQQRGSYAADTRYVEAVIDDLVPQLEGDHLILGKSTVPVGTAGALQERADKLAKPGTTVEIAWNPEFLREGYAVKDTIEPDRIVIGHRAGDSRAEETAREVYATPLSNGTPFIVTDLQTAELVKVSANAFLATKISFINAVSEVCENVGADVTQLADAIGYDDRIGRKFLGAGLGFGGGCLPKDIRAFMARAGEVGADQALTFLREVDAINMRRRQRVVDLSREELGSLIGKRITVLGAAFKPNSDDVRDSPALAVAGQLSLAGAAVRVYDPQGMVNARKIIPDLDYAASLEDALRGAELTILATEWDEFKQMDPVWAGGLVEKQLLIDGRNVLPVADWQQAGWRIWGLGRSTHEVCSTLPTSPVYATSYRQ, encoded by the coding sequence ATGACTGTGATTGGTACTGGTTACCTAGGCGCAACCCACGCCGCCTGCATGGCGGAGTTGGGTCACGAGGTGCTCGGCGTGGACGTGGACGAGGCCAAGGTCGAGGCGCTGAAGAACGGCAAGGTGCCGTTCTACGAGCCGGGGTTGCCGGAGGTGCTCGAGCGCAACATTGAGGCAGGTCGCCTTAGCTTTACGACGAGCTACGCCGAGGCCGCTGCCTTCGGCAACGTCCACTTTATCGGTGTGGGCACCCCGCAGCAGCGCGGCTCGTACGCGGCGGACACCCGCTACGTCGAAGCCGTCATCGACGACCTCGTGCCCCAGCTCGAGGGCGACCACCTCATCCTGGGCAAGTCCACCGTCCCGGTCGGCACCGCCGGCGCGCTGCAGGAGCGCGCCGACAAGCTGGCGAAGCCGGGCACGACGGTGGAGATCGCGTGGAACCCGGAGTTCCTGCGCGAGGGCTACGCGGTCAAGGACACGATCGAGCCGGACCGGATCGTCATCGGGCACCGCGCCGGCGACTCCCGTGCCGAGGAGACCGCCCGCGAGGTCTACGCCACCCCGCTGTCCAACGGCACCCCGTTCATCGTCACCGACCTGCAGACCGCGGAGCTGGTGAAGGTCTCGGCGAACGCGTTCCTGGCCACGAAGATCAGCTTCATCAACGCCGTCTCCGAAGTATGCGAGAACGTCGGCGCGGACGTGACGCAGCTCGCCGACGCGATCGGCTACGACGACCGCATCGGCCGGAAGTTCCTCGGCGCGGGCTTGGGCTTCGGCGGCGGGTGTTTGCCCAAGGACATCCGGGCGTTCATGGCGCGCGCCGGCGAGGTGGGCGCGGACCAGGCGCTGACGTTCCTTCGCGAGGTCGACGCGATCAACATGCGCCGCCGCCAGCGGGTGGTGGACCTCTCGCGCGAGGAGCTGGGCAGCCTCATCGGCAAGCGGATCACGGTGCTCGGCGCGGCGTTCAAGCCGAACTCGGATGACGTGCGCGATTCGCCGGCGCTCGCCGTCGCCGGCCAGCTCTCGCTCGCGGGTGCGGCGGTGCGCGTCTACGACCCGCAGGGCATGGTCAACGCACGAAAAATAATCCCCGACCTCGATTACGCGGCTTCGCTCGAGGATGCACTGCGCGGCGCTGAACTCACCATTCTGGCTACCGAGTGGGACGAGTTCAAGCAGATGGACCCAGTGTGGGCCGGAGGGCTCGTCGAGAAGCAGCTGCTTATCGACGGCCGCAACGTCCTCCCCGTCGCCGATTGGCAGCAGGCGGGCTGGAGAATATGGGGGCTTGGCCGCTCGACCCACGAGGTTTGTTCAACACTCCCCACTTCACCAGTTTATGCTACATCGTACCGTCAGTAA